The following coding sequences lie in one Desulfobacterales bacterium genomic window:
- a CDS encoding CTP-dependent riboflavin kinase, which translates to MEIAGKIISGAGEGAYFTQIDWVRQQCQEKLGFKPHPGTLNLEIAPEHLLLVAALNQKEGIELISPNPKFCNAKAFAVELGKLKGAIIIPEERVRIHAENIIEIIAPLSIKASLNVNDGDYIKVVLTEE; encoded by the coding sequence TTGGAAATAGCAGGGAAAATTATCAGCGGAGCAGGAGAGGGCGCCTATTTCACCCAGATCGATTGGGTGCGACAGCAGTGTCAGGAGAAATTGGGTTTTAAGCCCCATCCCGGGACATTGAACCTGGAGATAGCACCAGAACATCTATTGCTTGTGGCTGCACTGAATCAGAAGGAGGGGATTGAATTGATTTCTCCAAATCCGAAGTTCTGCAACGCTAAAGCCTTTGCGGTTGAATTAGGAAAGCTTAAAGGTGCCATTATCATTCCCGAAGAAAGGGTCCGGATTCATGCGGAGAATATTATCGAGATCATTGCGCCGCTGAGCATTAAAGCATCTTTAAATGTTAACGATGGTGATTACATTAAGGTAGTGCTTACTGAAGAGTGA